The Sulfurospirillum tamanense DNA segment GGCCTTAAGGTGTATGTGAGTTACCAACTTGACTCTGCTTTTGAGGATGATTTATTGCGTGTTCGTGATCGCGAGATGAATATTCAGGGTGTGAAAATGCTTGGATTTACATGCATCACTGACCCCGAAGTTGCCCTGAAAGAAGCGCGTTTTGCGGTATTGATTGGGCAAAAAGATGTGCATCGCTGGATGGAAGCCTGTACGGAACATCGTGTTCCTTTTGGCCTCATCCATGCCCACGAAACATCCCAAAAAGCACAGTGGAGTTTGCCTATTGCTTCTCATTTTGAGCGAAGCGGGCGGTTTATGGCACAAGGTGGAGTCTTGCAAACAAGCCACACGGGGTTAGACAAAAGCACCCCACGTCTCTCATTGGTCGCGGTATTGGGGCGCATTTTTGATTATTCGCCTGCGTTTATGGAAGAAGCGATGGAAAAACTAGAAGTGTGGTTGCACCATGGGTGAGCCAAACGTATGGGTTGTGGTGGTAAACATTCTGTTGGCGACCTTGCTTTCCTTGGGTGGTGCGCCCATACTGGTGTGGATGGAGCGTCGCGTCGCGGGCCTCATCCAAGACCGCTTTGGCCCTAACCGTTGCCACATCGGAGGGATTCGCCTTTTTGGACTCGTGCAGTCTGTTGCAGATATGCTTAAACTTGCCTTTAAAGAAGACTTTCATCCTAGCCACATCAAACAAAATCTCATCTACACCCTAGCGCCCGCTTTTGTCTTTGTGTGCGCCTTTTTAACCTTTATGGTGATGCCTTTGGCCGATGTTTTGGTGCTAGATGGCAACCGTTACCTCATGCAAGCTTTGCCCATTGAATTTGGACTTTTATGGTTTTTGGCGTTTGCAGGATTGTCGGTGTATGGGATTTTACTAGGGGGGTGGGCGAGTGACAATAAATATAGCCTTTTAGGTTCCCTTCGCGCAAGCGCACAAGTGGTGAGCTACGAAGCGGCGATGGGCTTGTCCTTGGTGTCCATGCTCATCGTGTACGGATCGGTGCATTTGAGTGAGATTGCTGCGTTTCAGGGAAAACTGCTCTTTGGGGTGATTCCTGCGTGGGGCGTAGTGCTTCAGCCCTTGGCGGCACTTATTTTCATTATCACCGCCTTTGCAGAAACTAACCGTGCGCCCTTTGACATGGCGGAGGGGGAGAGTGA contains these protein-coding regions:
- a CDS encoding complex I subunit 1/NuoH family protein, with the translated sequence MGEPNVWVVVVNILLATLLSLGGAPILVWMERRVAGLIQDRFGPNRCHIGGIRLFGLVQSVADMLKLAFKEDFHPSHIKQNLIYTLAPAFVFVCAFLTFMVMPLADVLVLDGNRYLMQALPIEFGLLWFLAFAGLSVYGILLGGWASDNKYSLLGSLRASAQVVSYEAAMGLSLVSMLIVYGSVHLSEIAAFQGKLLFGVIPAWGVVLQPLAALIFIITAFAETNRAPFDMAEGESEIVGGFHTEYAAMRFGLFFVGEYIAMCASSAIIVTLFFGGYQIPWASTAFLKGHISEVLGVIMVVLPVLCGLFIGWMRRQNRWIDPLDPRAKETFYLTRVFIGMTVVLELGLAWMVLGGLGENGTSISVAALQVLTFAMKVYAMNFVYIWVRWTLPRFRYDHLQMLSWKVLLPLALANVVITALVVVGMGW